A single region of the Nocardioides ochotonae genome encodes:
- a CDS encoding HNH endonuclease signature motif containing protein yields the protein MADSELPDCDTPAAVLAFAQRRRAAAQRAEIDVVEAALVWAAMHPEESVADQTPTAGLVFGELAVPLAGEGAPLVAEFAPMEFGAALGMSTESSRALVGDALELAHRLKRTWKLVRAGKVPLWKARRLAQLTTTLPLDGADFVDRQVAGVVGKISWAGIERLVDQARVAFDPEGAGKQRREAADGRRFDVHTREATHDGTVHVEGVLDLADALDLDTAIRQGAEELATLGSSESLDVRRSMAAGELARRQLAFDLRAEAGDGAASVVKPRQVVIHVHLSDAAISRDEAGIAHVEETRSIVSTDQVRDWCANPQTQVTIKPVIDLEAHHHTNAYAIPDRLVDQTRLAQPVCAFPWCERPARRCDTDHVVAHGAGGPTCSCNLAPLCRRHHRAKTHTAWTYDKTDSATYVWRSPHGLHLVKDRGTTRLVTAHPPDE from the coding sequence ATGGCCGACTCCGAGCTCCCCGACTGCGACACCCCAGCCGCCGTGCTGGCGTTCGCGCAGCGCCGTCGGGCTGCCGCCCAGCGGGCGGAGATCGACGTCGTGGAGGCCGCCCTGGTGTGGGCGGCGATGCACCCGGAGGAGTCGGTCGCCGATCAGACCCCGACCGCCGGGCTGGTGTTCGGGGAGCTGGCTGTCCCGCTGGCCGGCGAAGGGGCGCCGCTGGTGGCGGAGTTCGCGCCGATGGAGTTCGGCGCCGCGCTCGGCATGTCCACCGAGTCCTCACGGGCGCTGGTCGGTGACGCGCTGGAGCTGGCGCACCGGCTGAAGCGGACCTGGAAGCTGGTCCGTGCCGGCAAGGTGCCGCTGTGGAAGGCCCGGCGGCTCGCGCAGCTGACCACCACCCTTCCGTTGGACGGCGCGGACTTCGTGGACCGCCAGGTCGCCGGTGTCGTGGGGAAGATCAGCTGGGCCGGGATCGAGCGGCTCGTCGACCAGGCCCGCGTGGCCTTCGACCCCGAGGGTGCGGGGAAGCAGCGCCGCGAGGCGGCCGACGGGCGTCGCTTCGACGTGCACACCCGCGAGGCCACCCACGACGGCACCGTGCACGTCGAGGGTGTCCTCGACCTCGCCGACGCGCTCGACCTCGACACCGCGATCCGCCAGGGCGCGGAAGAACTCGCGACCTTGGGGTCCTCTGAGTCCCTCGACGTGCGCCGCTCGATGGCCGCCGGCGAGCTCGCGCGACGCCAGCTCGCGTTCGACCTCCGGGCGGAGGCCGGTGACGGCGCCGCCTCGGTGGTCAAGCCGCGGCAGGTGGTCATCCACGTCCATCTCTCCGATGCTGCGATCAGTCGCGATGAGGCCGGTATTGCCCACGTCGAGGAGACCCGGTCGATCGTGTCGACCGATCAGGTGCGCGACTGGTGCGCCAACCCTCAGACGCAGGTGACGATCAAGCCGGTGATCGACCTCGAGGCCCACCACCACACCAACGCCTACGCGATCCCGGACCGGCTCGTCGACCAGACCCGTCTGGCCCAACCGGTCTGCGCGTTCCCGTGGTGCGAACGCCCCGCCCGCAGGTGCGACACCGACCACGTCGTCGCCCACGGCGCGGGCGGCCCGACGTGCAGCTGCAATCTCGCGCCGCTCTGTCGCCGTCACCATCGGGCCAAGACCCATACGGCGTGGACCTACGACAAGACCGATTCGGCGACGTACGTCTGGCGGTCCCCACACGGGCTGCACCTCGTGAAGGACCGCGGCACCACCCGGCTCGTCACCGCGCACCCGCCCGACGAGTAG
- a CDS encoding SRPBCC family protein produces the protein MTSRRVLASTTTTAPADVVFDILADPRQHSRVDGSGTVRDAIAGPDRLSLGAKFGMNMRMGVPYKITSTVVEFEEGRRLAWQHPGGHIWRYELEPDGERTRITETFDYSDVNGVQAKMYELLGMTTRNRRGIEKTLVRLADAAEQDARRAS, from the coding sequence ATGACCTCTCGACGCGTCCTCGCCAGCACGACGACCACCGCCCCCGCGGACGTCGTCTTCGACATCCTCGCCGACCCCCGCCAGCACTCCCGGGTGGACGGCTCGGGCACCGTCCGCGACGCCATCGCCGGACCCGACCGACTCTCCCTCGGCGCGAAGTTCGGCATGAACATGCGCATGGGCGTGCCGTACAAGATCACCAGCACCGTCGTGGAGTTCGAGGAGGGCCGCCGCCTCGCCTGGCAGCACCCCGGCGGCCACATCTGGCGCTACGAGCTCGAGCCCGACGGCGAGCGCACCCGGATCACCGAGACCTTCGACTACTCCGACGTCAACGGCGTGCAGGCCAAGATGTATGAGCTGCTCGGCATGACCACGCGCAACCGCCGCGGCATCGAGAAGACGCTCGTCCGGCTCGCCGACGCCGCCGAGCAGGACGCCCGCCGGGCGTCCTGA
- a CDS encoding carboxyl transferase domain-containing protein: MTRLNATQLIDLVLDEGSWSSWDTPPVRGEISEQYAAELAAAAAKSGVDESVLTGEGLMKGRRVAVVMGEFSFLAGSIGRAASDRLVAAVERATREGLPLLAAPVSGGTRMQEGTPAFVQMARIAQAVAAHKAAGLPYLVYLRHPTTGGVMASWGSQGHVTVGEPGALLGFLGPRVYEALYGKPFPEGVQTAENLYARGIIDAVVAPEDIADILDRALRILLAPRHGIEPVAAVVDEPVPDVETWDAVTRSRRPDRPGVRRLLRYAASDVVPLNGTGQGEQDPGLFIALVSFGKAPCVFLGQDRRGQRDRPMGPEALREARRGMRLASELGLPLVTVIDTQGAALSPEAENGGLAGEIARCLADLVTLDAPTLCLMLGEGNGGGALAMLPADRVVAAQHAWLSPLPPEGASAIVYRDTEHAPEMARAQRVRALDLAALGIVDRVVVEKPDAADEPEEFCRRVGAVLEHELAVLLETGPGAPAERVRRYA; this comes from the coding sequence GTGACCCGCCTCAACGCCACCCAGCTCATCGACCTGGTCCTCGACGAGGGCTCCTGGAGCTCCTGGGACACCCCGCCCGTGCGCGGCGAGATCAGCGAGCAGTACGCCGCCGAGCTCGCCGCGGCCGCCGCGAAGAGCGGCGTGGACGAGTCGGTGCTGACCGGCGAGGGGCTGATGAAGGGCCGCCGGGTCGCGGTGGTGATGGGCGAGTTCTCCTTCCTCGCCGGCTCCATCGGGCGCGCCGCCTCCGACCGGCTGGTCGCCGCGGTCGAGCGCGCCACCCGCGAGGGCCTGCCGCTGCTGGCCGCCCCGGTGAGCGGCGGCACCCGGATGCAGGAGGGCACCCCCGCGTTCGTGCAGATGGCGCGCATCGCCCAGGCCGTCGCCGCGCACAAGGCGGCCGGGCTGCCGTACCTGGTCTACCTGCGCCACCCCACCACCGGCGGCGTGATGGCCTCGTGGGGCTCGCAGGGCCACGTGACCGTCGGCGAGCCGGGCGCGCTGCTCGGCTTCCTGGGCCCCCGGGTCTACGAGGCGCTCTACGGCAAGCCGTTCCCCGAGGGCGTGCAGACGGCCGAGAACCTCTACGCCCGCGGGATCATCGACGCCGTCGTGGCACCCGAGGACATCGCCGACATCCTCGACCGCGCGCTGCGGATCCTGCTCGCGCCCCGGCACGGGATCGAGCCGGTCGCGGCGGTCGTCGACGAGCCGGTGCCGGACGTCGAGACCTGGGACGCCGTCACCCGTTCGCGCCGCCCCGACCGGCCCGGCGTACGACGGCTGCTGCGCTACGCCGCCTCCGACGTCGTACCGCTCAACGGCACCGGGCAGGGCGAGCAGGACCCCGGGCTGTTCATCGCGCTGGTGAGCTTCGGCAAGGCGCCGTGCGTGTTCCTCGGCCAGGACCGGCGCGGCCAGCGCGACCGGCCGATGGGCCCCGAGGCGCTGCGCGAGGCCCGGCGCGGCATGCGGCTGGCCTCCGAGCTCGGCCTGCCGCTGGTCACCGTCATCGACACCCAGGGCGCGGCGCTGTCGCCGGAGGCCGAGAACGGCGGGCTGGCCGGCGAGATCGCGCGCTGCCTGGCCGACCTGGTCACCCTGGACGCCCCGACGCTGTGCCTGATGCTCGGCGAGGGCAACGGCGGCGGTGCGTTGGCGATGCTGCCGGCCGACCGAGTGGTGGCCGCCCAGCACGCCTGGCTCTCGCCGCTGCCGCCGGAGGGCGCCAGCGCGATCGTGTACCGCGACACCGAGCACGCCCCGGAGATGGCCCGCGCCCAGCGGGTGCGCGCTCTCGACCTCGCGGCGCTCGGCATCGTGGACCGGGTGGTCGTGGAGAAGCCGGACGCCGCCGACGAGCCCGAGGAGTTCTGCCGCCGGGTCGGCGCCGTGCTCGAGCACGAGCTCGCGGTGCTGCTCGAGACCGGGCCCGGGGCTCCGGCGGAGCGGGTCCGTCGCTACGCCTGA
- the pdhA gene encoding pyruvate dehydrogenase (acetyl-transferring) E1 component subunit alpha: MSQQSGDGFGPDLAEVFGPAHSDGGPELVQLLTPEGERLHHPEFDLDFSAEELRGFYRDMVLTRRLDVEATALQRHGELGIWAQLLGQEAAQIGAGRALRPQDHVFPTYREHGVAWCRGIDPLQLLGLFRGVDHGSWDPEERHFGLYTIVIGAQCLHAVGYAMGMQRDGDVGTGDPDRDAAVLAHFGDGASSQGDVNESFIFAASYNAPVVFFCQNNQWAISEPIERQSRIPLYQRALGFGFPGIRVDGNDVLATYAVTRAALQRARDGQGPTFVEAYTYRMGAHTTTDDPTRYRLSDDVERWKLRDPIARVEVYLKRNGLVDEAFLEAVAEEADQLGATLREGCKALPDPAPLSMFDHVYAEMTEELAAQRDGYAAYRETFEGGVA, encoded by the coding sequence ATGTCACAGCAATCCGGCGACGGCTTCGGCCCCGATCTCGCCGAGGTCTTCGGACCCGCCCACTCCGACGGTGGTCCCGAGCTGGTGCAGCTCCTGACCCCCGAGGGCGAGCGGCTCCACCACCCCGAGTTCGACCTCGACTTCTCCGCTGAGGAGCTGCGCGGCTTCTACCGCGACATGGTGCTCACCCGCCGCCTCGACGTCGAGGCCACGGCGCTCCAGCGCCACGGCGAGCTCGGCATCTGGGCCCAGCTGCTCGGCCAGGAGGCCGCGCAGATCGGCGCCGGCCGCGCGCTGCGCCCGCAGGACCACGTCTTCCCCACCTACCGCGAGCACGGCGTGGCCTGGTGCCGCGGCATCGACCCGCTCCAGCTGCTCGGGCTGTTCCGCGGCGTCGACCACGGCTCCTGGGACCCCGAGGAGCGCCACTTCGGCCTCTACACGATCGTGATCGGCGCCCAGTGCCTGCACGCCGTCGGCTACGCGATGGGCATGCAGCGCGACGGCGACGTCGGCACCGGCGACCCCGACCGCGACGCCGCGGTGCTCGCCCACTTCGGGGACGGCGCCTCCTCCCAGGGCGACGTCAACGAGTCCTTCATCTTCGCGGCGTCCTACAACGCCCCGGTCGTGTTCTTCTGCCAGAACAACCAGTGGGCGATCTCCGAGCCGATCGAGCGGCAGAGCCGGATCCCGCTCTACCAGCGCGCGCTCGGCTTCGGCTTCCCCGGCATCCGCGTCGACGGCAACGACGTCCTGGCGACGTACGCCGTGACCCGCGCGGCCCTCCAGCGCGCCCGCGACGGCCAGGGCCCGACGTTCGTGGAGGCCTACACCTACCGGATGGGCGCCCACACCACGACCGACGACCCGACCCGCTACCGGCTCTCCGACGACGTCGAGCGGTGGAAGCTGCGCGACCCGATCGCCCGCGTGGAGGTCTACCTCAAGCGCAACGGCCTGGTCGACGAGGCGTTCCTCGAGGCGGTCGCCGAGGAGGCCGACCAGCTCGGCGCCACGCTGCGCGAGGGCTGCAAGGCGCTGCCGGACCCGGCGCCGCTCAGCATGTTCGACCACGTGTACGCCGAGATGACCGAGGAGCTCGCCGCCCAGCGCGACGGCTACGCGGCGTACCGGGAGACCTTCGAGGGAGGCGTGGCATGA
- a CDS encoding RNA polymerase sigma factor, protein MTRAASPADVAELYHRHAAELRGYLHRRAGQAGADLLGEVFVVALQRLSDLPDPDLRRAWLFGTARRLLLAQERKDWQRAVAEEQRARVQESSPGPSGDRSADRDLGRDRAVHEALASLREKDRELIRLTEWEQLQIAEAALVLGMRPGTARMRLLRARRSLAAHPGLRKAMEAPRGSGGAQADPNGEHSEEPLVLERTFE, encoded by the coding sequence GTGACCCGGGCTGCCTCGCCGGCGGACGTGGCGGAGCTGTACCACCGTCACGCGGCGGAGCTGCGCGGCTACCTCCATCGGCGAGCAGGCCAGGCCGGCGCGGACCTGCTGGGCGAGGTCTTCGTCGTCGCCCTGCAGCGGCTGTCGGACCTGCCCGACCCGGACCTGCGCCGCGCGTGGCTCTTCGGTACGGCGCGTCGGCTGCTCCTGGCCCAGGAGCGCAAGGACTGGCAGCGCGCTGTGGCGGAGGAGCAACGTGCCCGGGTCCAGGAGTCGTCGCCGGGCCCGTCCGGGGATCGATCCGCGGACCGGGACCTGGGCCGGGACCGTGCCGTGCACGAGGCGCTCGCGTCCCTCCGGGAGAAGGACCGCGAGCTGATCCGGCTCACCGAGTGGGAGCAGCTCCAGATCGCCGAGGCCGCCCTGGTGCTCGGGATGCGCCCGGGGACGGCACGGATGCGGTTGCTCCGGGCGCGGCGATCCTTGGCCGCGCATCCCGGGCTTCGGAAGGCGATGGAGGCGCCTCGAGGGAGCGGCGGTGCACAGGCCGACCCGAACGGCGAGCACTCTGAAGAACCCCTTGTTCTCGAACGCACGTTCGAGTAG
- a CDS encoding GNAT family N-acetyltransferase, translating to MTAPLLRPIEPRDVPAVLALNEADVDVLSPMDADRLAALQGWAHRADVVEVDDGEGPQIAGFVIVVDGGSTYDAENYAWFTERYGEDFHYLDRIVFAPRFRRRGLGGLVYDAVERDAAVRGRLTLEVNLRPANEPSLAFHAKRGFVEVGQRAYTDGTVVSMMAKKV from the coding sequence GTGACCGCTCCACTGCTGCGCCCGATCGAGCCCCGCGACGTACCCGCCGTCCTGGCCCTCAACGAGGCCGACGTCGACGTGCTGTCCCCGATGGACGCCGACCGGCTGGCCGCGCTCCAGGGCTGGGCGCACCGCGCCGACGTGGTCGAGGTGGACGACGGCGAGGGCCCGCAGATCGCGGGCTTCGTGATCGTCGTGGACGGCGGCTCGACCTACGACGCGGAGAACTACGCCTGGTTCACCGAGAGGTACGGCGAGGACTTCCACTACCTCGACCGGATCGTGTTCGCGCCGCGGTTCCGCCGCCGCGGGCTCGGCGGCCTCGTCTACGACGCGGTCGAGCGGGACGCGGCGGTGCGCGGGCGGCTGACCCTGGAGGTCAACCTGCGCCCGGCGAACGAGCCGTCGCTGGCCTTCCACGCCAAGCGGGGCTTCGTCGAGGTCGGCCAGCGCGCCTACACCGACGGCACGGTGGTCTCGATGATGGCCAAGAAGGTCTGA
- a CDS encoding DUF2804 domain-containing protein, with protein sequence MPEREITSPVDLCLPDGRLDPAAVGWTRTPLHRANLRRGPGWWGRTKRWEYWGIVTPTHVVGLVVSSLDYAGVLGIYLLDRATGQETSYDEVVPLARGVVLPDRAGRGPVSAHGPRTSYTFDQGESATRLQASGPDVEIDLEVAVVPGQDSLGVVVPWTPRQFQYTVKDLARPVTGTLTAHGTTYAVGGAAGDAWAVLDHGRGRWPYSMTWNWAAGSAAGRAIQLGGRWTVGTPHTENALLVDGRLHKIGEELAWSYDRSDWRRPWEIRGERVAARFHPFHERVARTSLVVLAGETHQCFGHFTGWASTDDGERVDLDGLVGWAEEARNRW encoded by the coding sequence GTGCCCGAGCGCGAGATCACCAGTCCCGTCGACCTCTGCCTCCCCGACGGCCGGCTCGATCCCGCGGCCGTGGGGTGGACCCGCACCCCGCTGCACCGCGCCAACCTGCGCCGCGGCCCGGGCTGGTGGGGGCGCACCAAGCGCTGGGAGTACTGGGGCATCGTCACCCCCACCCACGTGGTCGGCCTGGTGGTCTCCTCCCTCGACTACGCCGGCGTGCTGGGGATCTACCTGCTCGACCGGGCCACCGGCCAGGAGACGTCGTACGACGAGGTGGTGCCGCTGGCACGCGGCGTGGTGCTGCCCGACCGCGCGGGCCGCGGACCGGTCAGCGCGCACGGGCCGAGGACGTCGTACACCTTCGACCAGGGGGAGTCCGCGACCCGGCTGCAGGCCAGCGGCCCGGACGTCGAGATCGACCTCGAGGTCGCGGTCGTCCCCGGCCAGGACAGCCTCGGTGTGGTGGTGCCGTGGACCCCCCGGCAGTTCCAGTACACCGTCAAGGACCTGGCCCGACCGGTCACCGGCACCCTCACCGCGCACGGCACGACGTACGCCGTGGGCGGCGCGGCCGGGGACGCCTGGGCGGTGCTCGACCACGGGCGCGGGCGCTGGCCGTACTCGATGACCTGGAACTGGGCCGCCGGCAGCGCCGCGGGGCGCGCGATCCAGCTCGGCGGCAGGTGGACGGTCGGCACGCCGCACACCGAGAACGCGCTGCTCGTCGACGGGCGGCTGCACAAGATCGGCGAGGAGCTGGCCTGGTCCTACGACCGCTCCGACTGGCGCCGGCCCTGGGAGATCCGCGGCGAGCGGGTCGCGGCGCGGTTCCACCCCTTCCACGAGCGGGTGGCGCGGACCAGCCTGGTCGTGCTCGCGGGGGAGACCCACCAGTGCTTCGGCCACTTCACCGGCTGGGCCAGCACCGACGACGGCGAGCGGGTCGACCTCGACGGCTTGGTCGGCTGGGCCGAGGAGGCGCGCAACCGGTGGTGA
- a CDS encoding dihydrolipoamide acetyltransferase family protein: MPEYKLPDVGEGLTEAEIVAWKVAVGDIVAINDVVVEIETAKSLVELPSPYAGVVSALLVEAGQTVEVGTPIIAIGEPAAATPQAPEAPAAPVVEARMEIDLSNPAASGGGEGESLVGRNKAERGPMRRPRRGSASPSTLAGAATQMQVQGAFSPGGAQSQAVVEVDEPAVPATAARVPAERVRALAKPPVRKLAKDLGVDLADLTPTGPHGTISRADVEAAAGAAPAQSDDRVLGPSLGDTGMPSGIGRSFLSFHDGETREPIKGVRKMMGEAMVRSAFTIPHVTEWVTVDVTRTLELVERLRAHRDFRDVRVSPLLVVARAAILAMRRTPEINSTWDDAAGEVVFKHYVNLGIAAATPRGLVVPNVKDADRLALPELAQALQALAGTAREGRTQPAEMSGGTFTITNVGPFGVDGGTPIINPGESAILCAGAAKKRPWVVTEGGEDRIEVRHVMQLSLSFDHRHIDGEKGSRFLADVAGVLEDPGLALLF; the protein is encoded by the coding sequence ATGCCCGAGTACAAGCTGCCCGACGTCGGGGAGGGCCTCACTGAGGCCGAGATCGTGGCCTGGAAGGTCGCGGTCGGCGACATCGTCGCCATCAACGACGTCGTGGTCGAGATCGAGACCGCCAAGTCGCTCGTCGAGCTGCCCTCGCCGTACGCCGGGGTGGTGAGCGCGCTGCTCGTCGAGGCCGGCCAGACCGTCGAGGTCGGGACGCCGATCATTGCGATCGGCGAGCCCGCCGCGGCGACCCCCCAGGCCCCCGAGGCGCCGGCCGCACCGGTGGTCGAGGCCCGCATGGAGATCGACCTGTCCAACCCCGCCGCCAGCGGCGGCGGGGAGGGCGAGAGCCTGGTCGGGCGCAACAAGGCCGAGCGCGGCCCGATGCGCCGTCCGCGCCGCGGGTCGGCGTCCCCCTCCACGCTCGCCGGTGCCGCGACCCAGATGCAGGTGCAGGGTGCCTTCTCTCCCGGCGGTGCCCAGTCGCAGGCCGTCGTCGAGGTCGACGAGCCGGCCGTGCCGGCCACCGCCGCGCGGGTGCCCGCCGAGCGGGTCCGTGCCCTGGCCAAGCCGCCGGTGCGCAAGCTCGCCAAGGACCTCGGGGTCGACCTCGCGGACCTCACGCCCACCGGCCCGCACGGCACGATCAGTCGGGCGGACGTGGAGGCGGCCGCAGGCGCTGCCCCGGCGCAGTCCGACGATCGGGTCCTCGGACCGTCCCTGGGGGACACGGGCATGCCGTCCGGGATCGGTCGCTCCTTCCTGTCCTTCCACGACGGGGAGACCCGCGAGCCGATCAAGGGCGTGCGCAAGATGATGGGCGAGGCGATGGTGAGGTCCGCCTTCACCATCCCGCACGTCACCGAATGGGTCACCGTCGACGTCACCCGCACCCTCGAGCTGGTCGAGCGGCTGCGCGCCCACCGCGATTTCCGCGACGTCCGGGTCTCGCCGCTGCTCGTGGTCGCGCGCGCGGCGATCCTCGCGATGCGCCGCACCCCCGAGATCAACTCCACCTGGGACGACGCAGCCGGCGAGGTCGTGTTCAAGCACTACGTCAACCTCGGCATCGCCGCGGCCACCCCGCGCGGGCTGGTCGTGCCCAACGTCAAGGACGCCGACCGGCTGGCCCTGCCCGAGCTGGCCCAGGCCCTCCAGGCGCTCGCCGGCACTGCCCGTGAGGGCCGCACCCAGCCGGCCGAGATGAGCGGCGGCACCTTCACGATCACCAACGTGGGTCCCTTCGGCGTCGACGGCGGCACCCCGATCATCAATCCCGGCGAGTCCGCGATCTTGTGCGCGGGCGCGGCGAAGAAGCGTCCGTGGGTGGTCACCGAGGGCGGCGAGGACCGCATCGAGGTCCGCCACGTCATGCAGCTCTCGCTCTCCTTCGACCACCGCCACATCGACGGCGAGAAGGGATCCCGCTTCCTCGCCGACGTCGCCGGCGTGCTGGAGGACCCGGGGCTCGCCCTGCTGTTCTGA
- a CDS encoding SDR family oxidoreductase: MTRTYVVTGAASGIGAATSTLLREQGHRVLGVDRHEADVVADLSTPTGRDTAVREIREATDVLHGVVPCAGIAGISGVDSRLLVSVNYFGAVDLVTGLRDLLVAGSTPDSLASVVLLASNSITCQPAWPAALARTCLAGDEAEARAAAGGVSAVFAYPASKAALAWWARDHVREWTRDGIRLNAIAPGLIATPMTEEVRRDPVFGKYADTYPTALQRPGRPEEVAALIAFLLSDASSLLVGSVVTVDGGTDALKNPRRPRGTATGRVASAAASRLALGAARLSRRRT, from the coding sequence ATGACCAGGACGTACGTCGTGACCGGCGCCGCCTCCGGCATCGGGGCGGCCACCTCCACCCTCCTGCGCGAGCAGGGCCACCGCGTGCTGGGGGTGGACCGCCACGAGGCCGACGTGGTGGCCGACCTGTCCACCCCGACCGGGCGCGACACCGCCGTGCGCGAGATCCGTGAGGCGACCGACGTGCTGCACGGGGTGGTGCCGTGCGCGGGCATCGCCGGGATCAGCGGCGTGGACAGCCGGCTGCTGGTGTCGGTGAACTACTTCGGCGCCGTCGACCTGGTGACCGGGCTGCGCGACCTGCTCGTCGCCGGCTCCACACCCGACAGCCTCGCCTCGGTGGTGCTGCTCGCCTCCAACTCGATCACCTGCCAGCCCGCCTGGCCCGCCGCGCTGGCCCGCACCTGCCTGGCCGGTGACGAGGCGGAGGCCCGCGCGGCCGCGGGCGGGGTGTCGGCGGTCTTCGCCTACCCGGCCAGCAAGGCGGCGCTGGCCTGGTGGGCACGCGACCACGTGCGCGAGTGGACCCGCGACGGCATCCGGCTCAACGCGATCGCGCCCGGGCTGATCGCGACCCCGATGACCGAGGAGGTGCGCCGCGACCCGGTCTTCGGCAAGTACGCCGACACCTACCCCACCGCGCTCCAGCGCCCGGGCCGCCCCGAGGAGGTCGCCGCCCTGATCGCGTTCCTGCTCTCCGACGCCTCCAGCCTGCTGGTCGGCTCGGTGGTCACCGTCGACGGCGGCACCGACGCCCTGAAGAACCCCCGCCGCCCCCGCGGCACCGCCACCGGCCGGGTCGCCAGCGCGGCGGCCAGCCGGCTCGCCCTCGGCGCGGCCCGGCTGAGCCGCCGGCGTACCTGA
- a CDS encoding alpha-ketoacid dehydrogenase subunit beta — protein MSQRVTLAKALNMGLRRAMEDDDKVLLMGEDVGKLGGVFRITDGLQKDFGEDRVIDSPLAESGIVGTAVGLAMRGYRPVVEIQFDGFVYPAYDQIVCQVAKIHYRSRGRVKMPMVIRIPYGGGIGAVEHHSESPEAQFAHTPGLKVVTCSNPVDGYWMIQQAIACDDPVVFLEPKRQYHADKADLDDQATPDPLFTSRIVRPGTDATLISYGPMVKTAMKAAEAAATEGRSLEVVDLRTLSPLDMTPVLDSVRRTGRAVVTHEAHVNLGMGAEVAARITEECFYSLEAPVLRVGGFDTPYPASRIEEDFLPDLDRVLDAVDRSFDY, from the coding sequence ATGAGCCAGCGGGTCACGCTCGCCAAGGCCCTCAACATGGGGCTGCGCCGGGCCATGGAGGACGACGACAAGGTCCTGTTGATGGGCGAGGACGTCGGCAAGCTCGGCGGGGTCTTCCGGATCACCGACGGGCTGCAGAAGGACTTCGGCGAGGACCGGGTCATCGACTCCCCGTTGGCCGAGTCCGGCATCGTCGGCACTGCCGTCGGGCTGGCGATGCGCGGCTACCGCCCGGTCGTGGAGATCCAGTTCGACGGGTTCGTCTACCCCGCCTACGACCAGATCGTCTGCCAGGTCGCCAAGATCCACTACCGCAGCCGCGGCCGGGTGAAGATGCCGATGGTCATCCGGATCCCGTACGGCGGCGGCATCGGCGCGGTCGAGCACCACTCCGAGAGCCCCGAGGCGCAGTTCGCGCACACCCCCGGGCTCAAGGTCGTCACCTGCTCCAACCCCGTCGACGGCTACTGGATGATCCAGCAGGCGATCGCGTGCGACGACCCGGTGGTCTTCTTGGAGCCCAAGCGGCAGTACCACGCCGACAAGGCCGACCTCGACGACCAGGCCACCCCCGATCCGCTGTTCACCTCCCGCATCGTGCGCCCCGGCACCGACGCCACGCTGATCTCCTACGGCCCGATGGTGAAGACCGCGATGAAGGCCGCCGAGGCTGCCGCCACCGAGGGGCGCTCGCTGGAGGTCGTCGACCTGCGGACCCTCTCGCCGCTCGACATGACGCCGGTGCTCGACTCCGTGCGCCGCACCGGCCGGGCCGTGGTCACCCACGAGGCGCACGTCAACCTCGGGATGGGCGCCGAGGTCGCCGCGCGGATCACCGAGGAGTGCTTCTACTCCCTGGAGGCCCCGGTGCTGCGGGTGGGCGGGTTCGACACGCCGTACCCCGCCTCCCGCATCGAGGAGGACTTCCTGCCCGACCTCGACCGAGTGCTCGACGCCGTCGACCGCTCCTTCGACTACTGA
- a CDS encoding signal peptidase I, whose protein sequence is MSVLRRVMTAAALLCSLAATALAVVLVLVPLVTHSVPLTVLTGSMAPVHDPGDIVVVRPAPAGDLRVGDVITFETAEAERRLITHRIEATGVDAAGEPTFVTRGDANQVSDAEPVPAAQVRGRVWYAVPWVGHASAALGTHRDQVLVGAGLVLLGLALRELVPGVRRAPAARPDDAATATSSATAHGAGTPVA, encoded by the coding sequence ATGAGCGTCCTGCGTCGCGTGATGACCGCCGCGGCGCTGCTGTGCTCGCTCGCGGCGACGGCGCTGGCCGTGGTGCTCGTGCTGGTCCCGCTGGTCACCCACTCGGTCCCGCTGACGGTGCTCACCGGCTCGATGGCGCCGGTCCACGATCCCGGCGACATCGTGGTCGTGCGCCCCGCCCCGGCCGGGGACCTGCGGGTCGGCGACGTGATCACCTTCGAGACCGCCGAGGCGGAGCGCCGCCTCATCACCCACCGCATCGAGGCGACCGGCGTCGATGCCGCCGGCGAGCCCACCTTCGTCACCCGCGGCGACGCCAACCAGGTCTCGGACGCCGAGCCGGTGCCGGCCGCCCAGGTGCGCGGCCGGGTCTGGTACGCCGTGCCGTGGGTCGGCCACGCGAGCGCCGCGCTCGGCACCCACCGCGACCAGGTCCTGGTGGGCGCCGGCCTCGTGCTGCTGGGACTCGCGCTGCGCGAGCTGGTGCCCGGCGTCCGGCGCGCACCTGCGGCACGACCTGACGACGCGGCGACCGCCACCTCGTCAGCCACTGCCCACGGCGCGGGGACCCCGGTGGCCTAG